The sequence below is a genomic window from Anopheles cruzii chromosome 3, idAnoCruzAS_RS32_06, whole genome shotgun sequence.
AAAAGGTAACCGGACTGTCCATGAAACGGCCCACCGAATCCGACACGGAAGAGTTTGTAGACTGTGTCAGCGGTGACGGGGCTACTGGTTCAGATGAAAATCTTTCCGCCAGCAAAGCGGTCCAGACGGCTGCTGAAGCCGATGATTTCATAGATGAAGAATCACAGCGTGACTACGAGATGGGGCTGTCGGAAGAGGAACTGGCTGCGAATAAAGCAAAAGCGGATGAACTGAAGCAACAAGGCAATGAGCTGTTCAAGCAAAGCGACCACCATCAATCGGCGACCATGTACACGAAGGCCCTGAGGCTTTGTCCCGTGGACCGAAAGGACGATCGTGCAATTCTGTACGCGAACCGTGCTGCAGCCAAGAGTAAACTGGACCTAAAGGCTTCCGCCATCGAGGACTGCACCAAAGCGATAGAGTATAACCCGAAATACCTGAAGGCGTTACTAAGGTAAGCGTTAGTTCTGCCGACCCAACGGTTGCATTCTAATGTGCCTTCCATCGATCACCACAGGCGAGCCAATCTGTACGAAGAGACTGATAAACTCGACGAAAGCTTAGAAGACTACCGAAAAGTGCTAGAACTGGACCCTGGCAACGGTGAAGCGCGGGCTGCGCAAGTACGATTGCCGCCGAAAATAGCGGAGCGCAATGAACGCCTCAAAGAGGAGATGATGGGGAAGTTGAAGGACCTGGGCAACATGATACTGCGACCGTTCGGACTTTCGACCCAAAACTTCCAGATGCAGCAAGATCCGCAGTCAGGCTCGTATTCCATCAACTTCAAGCAGAACGCGGACCAATGACCAATGGCGCCCGATCGCCAATTTTTGGCAAGTGATACGTGACGAAAGGCAGCGATGCGTGATAGAATCATGCGTGTTTGTGGGTTGTTGGCTACAGAGACGGAAATGAATCAACACTATCGATAGTAAAAACAATTCGGGGCATTGTCTTTAATgtaaccgtttttttttcacaacacaTGCCCAACAGTGGTGCGTGCATTCAACAGAAACACATTGTAAACCCGTTCCACTTTAAAAACCGTCAAGTTCAGTCAACGATAATACTTGTTCTCTGTTGCAGTCGATGCATCCCGCACCTTACATTCcactttctttttctggcAGCATTCCGAGTGGTTCAATCTTCCTTCGGAATATCGAACAAACCACACTCCCGGTTAGCCGGCACAGCTTTGTCTGTTAAAAATATCAATCATGAATTAGTCTGTGTGACTAGAGGTCAACGATTCGGCCGTTTTTCGACGGTTGTCATTCCAATTACCAATCATTTTCGGGTACGGTAAGTTCAGGTTGTTCATCAGCTCAACAAACGCCTCCACGTCTTTAGTGAGTCGTGGGTTGTAACGTTTTTCTTCCGCTACGCTCGTTTCCATGTTGCCCCTAGAAGAAAATAATGCAACGTACCGTTCGGTTAGGAACTGCCAACACTCTTATAGGACCATCCTGAGACTTACTTGTAATCGTGGGCcggaaaaaggcgaaaattttCCGGCAACGTAAAGATTCGCTCGTGCACGGAACGATACAGCGATCGTGAATCGCCCTCCTGGAAATCCGTACGGCCACAGCCTCGAATCAGCAGCGTATCGCCCGTGAAGGCAACCCCCTGCTCATCGACCACGTACGTCATGCAGCCGTTAGTGTGGCCCGGAGTACATAGCGCACGAAGCTGATGCCGACCGAACTGCACCGTTTCGTTGTCCGCCAGGTGTCGGTCAGCTTTCGCCCCACTATTCTGCGAGATCACACTGACGGTTCCTGGAAGAAGCTGCTTCAGATACCCGGTACCAGTCAC
It includes:
- the LOC128271370 gene encoding tetratricopeptide repeat protein 1, whose protein sequence is MDNSATKQDTSKSDDEQYEDARSKHDSNERSVDEVIEKVTGLSMKRPTESDTEEFVDCVSGDGATGSDENLSASKAVQTAAEADDFIDEESQRDYEMGLSEEELAANKAKADELKQQGNELFKQSDHHQSATMYTKALRLCPVDRKDDRAILYANRAAAKSKLDLKASAIEDCTKAIEYNPKYLKALLRRANLYEETDKLDESLEDYRKVLELDPGNGEARAAQVRLPPKIAERNERLKEEMMGKLKDLGNMILRPFGLSTQNFQMQQDPQSGSYSINFKQNADQ
- the LOC128271368 gene encoding persulfide dioxygenase ETHE1, mitochondrial; translated protein: MRLVTRLLRPASASTVTTAAVVSCPTRRLIASGGQRYISNTTVCPLDQTSVLSRSVKMLDTVQCRKPFSTDFFFRQLFDEQSHTYSYLLADITSKEAILIDPVLEQAKRDAKLIEELGFTLKYALNTHMHADHVTGTGYLKQLLPGTVSVISQNSGAKADRHLADNETVQFGRHQLRALCTPGHTNGCMTYVVDEQGVAFTGDTLLIRGCGRTDFQEGDSRSLYRSVHERIFTLPENFRLFPAHDYKGNMETSVAEEKRYNPRLTKDVEAFVELMNNLNLPYPKMIDKAVPANRECGLFDIPKED